One region of Bosea sp. 29B genomic DNA includes:
- a CDS encoding ABC transporter substrate-binding protein, translated as MKKHWIIAAALGMAVSLPALAQDKVKLVDVVELSGAGATAGTNWKNGIDLAVADINAKGGILGKQIEIVHYDTQTNPGNTRAAVQRAIDEGTYAVLGPVFSGPIGASMQIAQRAEIAQLVGGEAAGLTKQGNEYLFRTSLSQTAAMPKIAKYLKDTVKAGSVAVVWVNNDFGKGGRDAIIPELEKAGIKLAADIATEQGQADFAADAIKVKNSNADAIFVYLNEEESARFLRAAKQQSITKPMVGETTLLGAKVIELAGDAANGVKGHVGLSIDAPIPAFQEFGKKFQAKYNYASDHNGMKGYMAVYMVKWATEKQKKFDKKGVADTLRGATIKTSEEPGILIETTIEKNGDLDRESFLAEVKDGKQVITATLPKINP; from the coding sequence ATGAAGAAGCACTGGATCATCGCTGCCGCGCTCGGCATGGCCGTCAGCCTGCCGGCACTGGCGCAGGACAAGGTCAAGCTGGTCGACGTCGTCGAACTCTCGGGCGCAGGCGCGACCGCCGGCACCAACTGGAAGAACGGCATCGACCTCGCCGTCGCCGACATCAACGCCAAAGGCGGCATCCTCGGCAAGCAGATCGAGATCGTACACTACGACACCCAGACCAATCCGGGTAACACCCGCGCTGCCGTGCAGCGCGCCATCGACGAGGGCACCTACGCCGTGCTCGGCCCGGTCTTCTCCGGCCCGATCGGCGCCTCCATGCAGATCGCCCAGCGCGCCGAGATCGCCCAGCTCGTCGGCGGCGAAGCGGCCGGCCTGACCAAGCAGGGTAACGAATACCTGTTCCGGACCTCGCTGAGCCAGACTGCGGCTATGCCGAAGATCGCGAAATACCTGAAGGACACGGTCAAGGCCGGCTCGGTCGCCGTCGTCTGGGTCAACAACGACTTCGGCAAGGGCGGCCGCGACGCGATCATCCCCGAGCTCGAGAAGGCCGGCATCAAGCTCGCCGCCGACATCGCCACCGAGCAAGGCCAGGCCGACTTCGCCGCCGACGCGATCAAGGTCAAGAACTCCAATGCCGACGCGATCTTCGTCTATCTGAACGAGGAGGAGAGCGCCCGCTTCCTGCGCGCCGCCAAGCAGCAGAGCATCACCAAGCCGATGGTCGGCGAGACCACCCTGCTCGGCGCCAAGGTGATCGAGCTCGCGGGCGATGCCGCCAACGGCGTCAAGGGCCATGTCGGCCTCTCAATCGATGCGCCGATCCCGGCCTTCCAGGAGTTCGGCAAGAAGTTCCAGGCCAAGTACAACTACGCCTCGGACCATAACGGCATGAAGGGCTACATGGCCGTCTACATGGTGAAGTGGGCGACCGAGAAGCAGAAGAAGTTCGACAAGAAGGGCGTCGCCGACACGCTGCGCGGCGCGACCATCAAGACTTCGGAAGAGCCGGGCATCCTGATCGAGACCACGATCGAGAAGAACGGCGACCTCGACCGCGAGAGCTTCCTCGCCGAGGTCAAGGACGGCAAACAGGTGATCACGGCGACGCTGCCGAAGATCAACCCGTAA
- a CDS encoding tripartite tricarboxylate transporter TctB family protein, with amino-acid sequence MISRFQAEIATALATLAFGLIIVNGAREFGIGWDSSGPQPGAFPFYCGLLIALASAGTIVTTIGRRMGGSAALADIFLDKEQGKRVMSFFLPMLAFVVLSVTLGMYVAMLLYLVFAMRFQGRYGWLPSLATAFGTAAFFYFGLEKFAQVGLLKGPIEAMLGL; translated from the coding sequence ATGATCAGCCGTTTCCAGGCCGAGATCGCGACTGCGCTGGCGACGCTCGCCTTCGGCCTCATCATCGTCAATGGCGCCCGCGAGTTCGGCATCGGCTGGGACTCCTCCGGCCCGCAGCCCGGCGCCTTCCCGTTCTATTGCGGCCTGCTGATCGCGCTCGCCAGCGCGGGCACGATCGTGACCACGATCGGTCGGCGGATGGGAGGTTCGGCGGCGCTCGCCGATATCTTCCTCGACAAGGAGCAGGGCAAACGCGTCATGTCCTTCTTCCTGCCGATGCTCGCCTTTGTCGTGCTGAGCGTCACCCTCGGCATGTATGTCGCGATGCTGCTCTATCTCGTCTTCGCGATGCGCTTCCAGGGCCGCTATGGCTGGCTGCCCTCGCTCGCGACGGCTTTCGGCACTGCCGCCTTCTTCTATTTCGGCCTCGAGAAATTCGCCCAGGTCGGCCTGCTCAAGGGGCCGATCGAAGCGATGCTCGGCCTCTGA
- a CDS encoding branched-chain amino acid ABC transporter permease — protein sequence MAEFLAYLIAGIATGAIYALAAIGFTLVWQTSQTINFAQGEFVMLPAVLVLLAIKLFGAPIWLGALIGIAAFILIFGVGFKLTIVDPMIRHGVLPLAIATMALSIIMKEGAKDGFSAEAQKFPSFVPTETISVFGAAISLQHVAIIAVAFGVIGLLQWFVGSTRLGRQMQATAQNPTVARILGIPVERMVLLTFVINAGLAVVASVLISPIYLAKFSNGEVIGLFAFIAAIVGGFNQVRGALVGGLIVGIVDSMAAAYISTSYRLAVPLVLLVVVILVKPEGLMGRKEERRV from the coding sequence ATGGCCGAATTCCTCGCCTATCTCATCGCCGGCATTGCCACGGGCGCGATCTATGCCCTGGCCGCGATCGGCTTCACCCTGGTCTGGCAGACCTCGCAGACGATCAATTTCGCCCAGGGCGAGTTCGTCATGCTGCCGGCCGTGCTGGTGCTGCTCGCGATCAAGCTGTTCGGCGCGCCGATCTGGCTCGGCGCCCTGATCGGCATCGCCGCCTTCATCCTGATCTTCGGCGTCGGCTTCAAGCTGACGATCGTCGATCCGATGATCCGGCACGGCGTCCTGCCGCTCGCCATCGCCACCATGGCGCTGTCGATCATCATGAAGGAAGGCGCCAAGGACGGCTTCTCGGCCGAGGCGCAGAAATTCCCCTCCTTCGTGCCGACCGAGACGATCTCGGTCTTCGGTGCCGCGATCTCGCTGCAGCATGTCGCGATCATTGCTGTCGCCTTCGGCGTGATCGGCCTGCTGCAATGGTTCGTCGGCAGCACCCGGCTCGGCCGTCAGATGCAGGCGACGGCGCAGAACCCGACTGTGGCGCGCATCCTCGGCATTCCCGTCGAGCGCATGGTGCTGCTGACCTTCGTGATCAACGCAGGCCTCGCCGTCGTCGCCTCGGTGCTGATCTCGCCGATCTACCTGGCGAAGTTCTCCAATGGCGAGGTCATCGGCCTGTTCGCCTTCATCGCGGCGATCGTCGGCGGCTTCAACCAGGTCCGCGGCGCCCTCGTCGGCGGGCTGATCGTCGGCATCGTCGACAGCATGGCCGCGGCCTACATCTCGACCTCCTACCGGCTCGCCGTGCCGCTGGTGCTGCTCGTCGTCGTCATCCTCGTCAAGCCGGAAGGCCTGATGGGCCGCAAAGAGGAGCGCCGGGTATGA
- a CDS encoding 4-hydroxythreonine-4-phosphate dehydrogenase PdxA gives MDIKAQASLPVIAVAMGDPSGISPELTARILAEPDLSKAARYVVFGDYRLFQLGADDAGLTPDLRVIGEGDALPADAGKPVFVDLKNHDPADLQRGKATLAGGKAATDNFRRALRLAASGKADAVFFTPFNKAAMRFAYPGYDDEIRFVRDAIEFEGPASEFNVLDKLWNARVTSHIPLSEVARNITQERILRALDLAEKNLRAAGFNPPRIAVAGINPHAGDGGNFGRDEIETIEPAVKAAKAKGYVVEGPFPSDTVFLRAKNGDFDAVLTMYHDQGQIAMKLMGFDRGVTLIGGFPFPICTPAHGTAYEIAGKGIANLGATRAALLLAIKMASEGKAARKAA, from the coding sequence ATGGATATCAAGGCGCAGGCTTCCTTGCCGGTGATCGCGGTCGCGATGGGCGATCCCTCCGGCATCAGCCCCGAACTCACCGCGCGCATCCTGGCCGAGCCCGATCTGAGCAAGGCTGCCCGCTATGTCGTCTTCGGCGACTATCGCCTGTTCCAGCTCGGCGCCGACGATGCCGGCCTCACGCCTGATCTTCGCGTCATCGGCGAGGGTGATGCCCTGCCGGCCGACGCCGGCAAGCCGGTCTTCGTCGATCTCAAGAACCATGATCCGGCCGATCTCCAGCGCGGCAAGGCGACGCTCGCCGGCGGCAAGGCCGCGACCGACAATTTCCGCCGCGCGCTGCGTCTCGCCGCGTCCGGCAAGGCCGATGCGGTGTTCTTCACCCCCTTCAACAAGGCGGCGATGCGCTTCGCCTATCCCGGCTATGACGACGAGATCCGCTTCGTGCGCGACGCGATCGAATTCGAGGGCCCGGCCAGCGAGTTCAACGTGCTGGACAAGCTCTGGAACGCCCGCGTCACCTCCCATATCCCGCTGTCCGAGGTCGCCCGGAACATCACCCAGGAGCGCATCCTGCGGGCGCTCGACCTTGCCGAGAAGAACCTGCGTGCCGCCGGCTTCAACCCGCCGCGCATCGCGGTCGCCGGCATCAACCCCCATGCCGGCGACGGCGGCAATTTCGGCCGCGACGAGATCGAGACGATCGAGCCGGCGGTGAAGGCGGCCAAGGCGAAGGGCTATGTGGTCGAGGGGCCGTTCCCGTCCGACACGGTGTTCCTGCGCGCCAAGAACGGCGATTTCGACGCGGTGCTGACCATGTATCACGACCAGGGCCAGATCGCGATGAAGCTGATGGGCTTCGACCGCGGCGTCACCCTGATCGGCGGCTTCCCGTTCCCGATCTGCACGCCGGCCCACGGCACCGCCTATGAGATCGCCGGCAAGGGCATCGCCAATCTCGGCGCCACCCGCGCGGCATTGTTGCTCGCGATCAAGATGGCGAGCGAGGGAAAGGCGGCCCGCAAGGCCGCCTGA
- a CDS encoding shikimate dehydrogenase: MVIARKSKRVLLGLIGFPIAHSATPTTQEAAARAAGIEAHYHLIEAAGAGRDDLAAMLDGIRRLGFSGINVTYPYKEAVVPLLDGLSEQAAAMGAVNTIVVDDGRLTGHNTDASGFATAYRRLGRQDGDRPVAIIGTGGVGKAIAFALADCGVTRLRLCDVDRSRAEALAGLLGTRARVEIAANAEEAAEGAAGIVNGTPIGMLPDRGIPIEPGAIRASQWVADAVYHPLWTPLLKAAQKAGTTVMTGRELAIHQAVDAFRLFTGLEASEAVIGAAFDSVTATGETTEHAA; the protein is encoded by the coding sequence ATGGTCATCGCCAGGAAGAGCAAGCGGGTGCTGCTCGGGCTGATCGGCTTCCCGATCGCGCATTCGGCGACCCCGACGACGCAGGAAGCCGCGGCGCGGGCGGCCGGGATCGAGGCGCATTACCATCTGATCGAGGCCGCGGGCGCCGGACGCGATGACCTGGCCGCCATGCTCGACGGCATCCGCCGACTCGGCTTCTCCGGCATCAACGTCACCTATCCCTACAAGGAAGCCGTCGTGCCACTGCTCGACGGGCTGTCCGAGCAGGCCGCCGCCATGGGCGCGGTCAACACGATCGTCGTCGACGATGGCCGCCTGACCGGCCACAACACCGACGCCTCGGGCTTCGCCACCGCCTATCGCCGGCTCGGCCGGCAAGATGGCGACAGGCCGGTCGCGATCATCGGCACCGGCGGCGTCGGCAAGGCGATCGCCTTCGCGCTCGCCGATTGCGGCGTCACTCGCCTGCGACTCTGCGACGTCGATCGGAGTCGAGCCGAAGCGCTGGCCGGGCTTCTCGGCACGCGGGCACGCGTCGAAATCGCCGCCAACGCCGAGGAGGCGGCCGAGGGCGCCGCCGGCATCGTCAACGGCACGCCGATCGGCATGCTGCCGGACCGCGGCATTCCGATCGAGCCCGGCGCGATCCGGGCCTCGCAATGGGTGGCTGACGCAGTCTATCACCCGCTCTGGACACCGCTGCTGAAAGCGGCGCAAAAAGCCGGCACAACAGTGATGACCGGGCGCGAGCTGGCGATTCACCAGGCGGTCGATGCTTTCCGGCTCTTCACCGGCCTGGAAGCGTCGGAAGCGGTTATCGGCGCCGCCTTCGACTCCGTGACCGCGACGGGCGAGACGACCGAGCACGCCGCATGA
- a CDS encoding GntR family transcriptional regulator — MTNEAGMSSEAQDTYPRITRRTLHEEVLERLRDMIIEGRLAPGQRINEGVVGAQLGVSRTPLREAIKTLASEGLVEIQPAKGAIVRKFSAHDLLQILEVLKTLEQLGGRMTCAQASDETIAAIKALHDEMMELYRTRNRLDYFKLNQAIHSAIVAASGNDVLVEMHGTLQARIKRLRFIGNEGPEKWAGAVAEHEEMIAALLKRDGEALAAVIGKHMDSTLVRVRDVL, encoded by the coding sequence ATGACGAACGAGGCCGGCATGTCGAGCGAGGCGCAGGATACCTATCCGCGAATCACCCGCCGCACCTTGCATGAAGAGGTGCTCGAACGGCTGCGCGACATGATCATCGAGGGCAGGCTCGCGCCCGGTCAGCGCATCAACGAAGGCGTCGTCGGTGCGCAGCTTGGCGTCTCACGCACGCCCCTCCGGGAAGCCATCAAGACCTTGGCGAGCGAGGGGCTGGTCGAGATCCAGCCGGCCAAGGGCGCGATCGTCCGCAAGTTCTCGGCGCACGACCTGCTGCAGATTCTCGAGGTTCTGAAGACGCTGGAACAGCTCGGCGGCCGGATGACCTGTGCACAGGCGAGCGACGAGACCATCGCCGCGATCAAGGCGCTGCATGACGAAATGATGGAGCTTTATCGGACCCGCAACCGGCTCGACTATTTCAAGCTCAACCAGGCGATCCACAGCGCCATCGTCGCCGCGTCCGGCAACGATGTGCTGGTCGAGATGCACGGCACTCTCCAGGCCAGGATCAAGCGCCTGCGCTTCATCGGCAATGAGGGCCCGGAGAAATGGGCCGGCGCCGTGGCCGAGCACGAGGAGATGATCGCGGCGCTGCTGAAGCGCGACGGTGAAGCACTCGCCGCCGTGATCGGCAAGCACATGGATTCGACGCTGGTGCGCGTGCGCGACGTGCTGTGA
- a CDS encoding tripartite tricarboxylate transporter substrate-binding protein yields MKRFCIAAGAALASVIAAVVPAAAWQPNKPIEFVVTSGPGGGTDNFARIVQSIITKHKLIEQPVVVLNKGGGSGAEGYIYGKGAKGDAHKVVFGTNNAYLLPYVAKLGYKLSDLTPVSALALDEFLIWVKGDSPYNDAKAYVEAAKAKPGSLKMAGSQSKDTDQTLTAMIQEATGAKWIYVPFQGGGAAATQLAGGHVDSNTNNPNENIGQWKAGQVKPLCVFSPVRLAKSEPIHDGKGWGDIPTCKEAGLPLEAFQMPRTVWLPAEVPADAVAFYADVMEKVSKTPEWAEFIARTAQTARFMKGKELTDFVAKDEAANAKVFKSEGWVVN; encoded by the coding sequence ATGAAACGTTTCTGCATCGCGGCCGGCGCCGCGCTCGCTTCCGTCATCGCAGCGGTGGTTCCGGCCGCCGCCTGGCAGCCGAACAAGCCGATCGAGTTCGTGGTCACCTCGGGCCCTGGCGGCGGCACCGACAATTTCGCCCGCATCGTCCAGTCGATCATCACCAAGCACAAGCTGATCGAGCAGCCGGTCGTGGTGCTCAACAAGGGCGGCGGCAGCGGCGCCGAGGGCTATATCTACGGCAAGGGTGCCAAGGGTGACGCCCACAAGGTCGTCTTCGGCACCAACAACGCCTATCTGCTGCCCTATGTCGCCAAGCTCGGCTACAAGCTCTCCGACCTGACGCCGGTCTCGGCGCTGGCGCTCGACGAATTCCTGATCTGGGTGAAGGGCGACTCGCCCTATAACGACGCCAAGGCCTATGTCGAGGCGGCCAAGGCCAAGCCCGGCAGCCTGAAGATGGCCGGCAGCCAGTCCAAGGACACCGACCAGACGTTGACCGCGATGATCCAGGAGGCGACCGGCGCCAAATGGATCTACGTGCCCTTCCAGGGCGGTGGTGCGGCTGCGACCCAGCTCGCCGGTGGCCATGTCGATTCCAACACCAACAATCCCAACGAGAACATCGGCCAGTGGAAGGCCGGCCAAGTGAAGCCGCTCTGCGTCTTCTCGCCGGTCCGCCTCGCCAAGAGCGAGCCGATCCATGACGGCAAGGGCTGGGGCGACATCCCGACCTGCAAGGAGGCCGGCCTGCCGCTCGAGGCCTTCCAGATGCCGCGCACCGTCTGGCTGCCGGCCGAGGTACCGGCCGACGCCGTCGCCTTCTATGCCGACGTGATGGAGAAGGTCAGCAAGACCCCGGAATGGGCCGAGTTCATCGCCCGTACCGCCCAGACCGCCCGCTTCATGAAGGGCAAGGAACTCACCGACTTCGTCGCCAAGGACGAGGCCGCCAACGCCAAGGTCTTCAAGAGCGAAGGCTGGGTCGTCAACTGA
- a CDS encoding HlyD family secretion protein, which translates to MLELLVCALFTIAPDYLYRRYGQGRRLGKEITLFSVWFELRWGIVTCVMLTVGLITVIFYNHPSTTSATVFFRSVPIIPEINGRVAQVHVGVSGKVAQGAPIFTLDSTSQRAAVETARRKLAEVDAALVVAKADIITFDGKIQEAKSALQQALDELQTKRELKRRNDDIVATREIERLENITAGREAAVASTMASQAAAQAKISTLLPAERASAEAALAQAEVELGKTVVRAGFNGHVEQFTLRPGDVVNPFMRPAGAIIPEEAGRGRLQAGFGQIEAQVMKVGMVAEVTCISKPWTVIPMVVTGVQDFIAAGQVRSGEQLIDAQQVVRPGTILTYMEPLYPGGLDGVTPGSSCIANAYSNNHDIIAAKDTGTLRRIALHAVDATGVVHAMLLRIQALVLPIKTLVFSGH; encoded by the coding sequence ATGCTCGAGCTTCTCGTCTGCGCCCTCTTCACCATCGCCCCGGACTACCTCTATCGCCGCTACGGCCAGGGCAGGCGGCTGGGCAAGGAGATCACGCTCTTTTCGGTCTGGTTCGAATTGCGCTGGGGGATTGTCACCTGCGTGATGCTGACGGTCGGGCTGATCACGGTGATCTTCTACAATCACCCCTCGACGACATCCGCGACCGTGTTTTTCCGCAGCGTCCCGATCATCCCGGAGATCAATGGCCGGGTTGCGCAGGTCCATGTCGGCGTCAGCGGCAAGGTCGCACAGGGCGCGCCGATCTTCACCCTCGACAGCACCAGCCAGCGGGCGGCGGTCGAGACGGCGCGGCGCAAGCTCGCCGAGGTCGATGCCGCGCTCGTGGTCGCGAAAGCCGACATCATCACCTTTGACGGTAAGATCCAGGAGGCGAAGAGCGCGCTGCAGCAGGCGCTCGACGAACTGCAGACCAAGCGCGAACTGAAGCGGCGCAACGACGACATCGTTGCGACCCGCGAGATCGAGCGGCTCGAGAACATCACAGCCGGGCGCGAGGCCGCGGTTGCCTCGACGATGGCGTCACAAGCGGCCGCCCAGGCGAAGATCTCGACCTTGCTTCCGGCCGAGCGGGCGAGTGCCGAAGCTGCGCTGGCGCAGGCCGAGGTCGAGCTCGGCAAGACGGTGGTGCGGGCCGGCTTCAACGGGCATGTCGAGCAGTTCACGCTGCGGCCCGGTGATGTCGTCAACCCGTTCATGCGCCCGGCCGGCGCGATCATCCCGGAGGAGGCCGGCCGCGGGCGGCTGCAGGCCGGCTTCGGCCAGATCGAGGCGCAGGTGATGAAGGTCGGCATGGTCGCCGAGGTCACCTGCATTTCAAAGCCCTGGACGGTGATCCCGATGGTCGTGACCGGCGTGCAGGATTTCATCGCGGCCGGCCAGGTCCGCAGCGGCGAGCAGTTGATCGACGCTCAGCAGGTCGTGCGGCCCGGAACGATCCTGACCTATATGGAGCCGCTCTATCCGGGTGGGCTCGACGGGGTGACGCCGGGGTCGAGCTGCATCGCCAACGCCTACAGCAACAACCACGACATCATCGCTGCCAAGGATACCGGAACGCTCCGGCGCATCGCCTTGCACGCGGTCGACGCGACCGGGGTGGTGCACGCCATGCTGCTGCGCATCCAGGCGCTGGTCCTGCCGATCAAGACGCTGGTCTTCAGCGGGCATTGA
- a CDS encoding branched-chain amino acid ABC transporter permease codes for MTAPATHSAAPATRRLPLPAFIDGTLLTLVAAAVILWFVPSGMGRYGTYVLSLWLVMSVAVMGLNLTLGYAGLKSLAQAAFMGIGAYATALLTSKVGLNWYASFAISGLLTFAVGLVLGFPALRVKAHYLAFVTLAFSTLIWLVLRNEQWLTGGVFGLSNIPRPSFFALKLDGALAFHRFVVVVTFLLAVVLWWMIRSPWGRAFTALRENPIRAASLGIDTRMYTLLAFAIGSAYAGFAGALYAPLVEFIDPSPFSLSQSFFLLLMVVAGGAGYLLGPFIGALLGVVLPEWLRFAGSLYLIIFAAIVMLLLIACPQGMSGLLERGWNRLTGKAGGSR; via the coding sequence ATGACTGCGCCCGCCACCCACAGCGCTGCCCCGGCGACGCGCCGCCTGCCCCTCCCCGCCTTCATCGACGGCACGCTGCTGACGCTCGTTGCCGCCGCGGTCATCCTCTGGTTCGTGCCATCGGGCATGGGCCGCTACGGCACCTATGTGCTCTCGCTCTGGCTGGTGATGAGCGTCGCCGTGATGGGCCTGAACCTGACGCTCGGCTATGCCGGCCTGAAATCGCTGGCCCAGGCCGCCTTCATGGGCATCGGCGCCTATGCGACGGCGCTGCTGACCAGCAAGGTCGGGCTCAACTGGTACGCCTCCTTCGCGATCTCCGGCCTGCTCACCTTCGCGGTCGGACTCGTGCTCGGCTTCCCGGCGCTCAGGGTCAAGGCGCATTACCTTGCCTTCGTCACCCTCGCCTTCTCGACGCTGATCTGGCTCGTGCTGCGCAATGAGCAATGGCTGACCGGCGGCGTCTTCGGCCTCTCCAACATCCCGCGTCCGAGCTTCTTCGCCCTCAAGCTCGACGGCGCGCTCGCCTTCCACCGCTTCGTCGTCGTCGTCACCTTCCTGCTCGCCGTGGTGCTCTGGTGGATGATCCGCTCGCCCTGGGGCCGCGCCTTCACGGCGCTGCGCGAGAACCCGATCCGCGCCGCGAGCCTCGGCATCGACACCCGCATGTACACGCTGCTCGCCTTCGCGATCGGCTCGGCCTATGCCGGCTTCGCCGGGGCGCTCTATGCGCCCCTGGTCGAGTTCATCGACCCCTCGCCCTTCTCGCTGTCGCAGAGCTTCTTCCTGCTGCTGATGGTGGTCGCGGGCGGCGCCGGCTACCTGCTCGGGCCGTTCATCGGGGCGCTGCTCGGCGTGGTGCTGCCGGAATGGCTGCGCTTTGCCGGTTCGCTCTACCTGATCATCTTCGCGGCGATCGTCATGCTGTTGCTGATCGCCTGCCCGCAGGGCATGAGCGGCCTGCTTGAGCGCGGCTGGAATCGATTGACCGGCAAGGCGGGAGGCAGCCGATGA
- a CDS encoding LysR family transcriptional regulator: MLTLRQIEVIRAIMITGTIAGAAKLLNVSAPGISRLMKHTERSLRLKLFERRQGRYVPTPEAKDIFEQINGVYRKVDDLHSMLARIERGGDVEFKLGSVPSICHVMVPRTIERLRRKHPDLRIDINILKIEEALDYLLLGKGEIVAMSYKLDHPGLDFMPLAMGELLCIVPQNHPLAGYSSISAREIVQHQLIGIDPNDPYGRIMSEIFQRQGLHYEMAIKARFGTTVCSLVRAGLGIAIIDQFTVAHGSMQGIATIPIEEPTRFQTYVAMKNDKALSLYAETFVKLLREEMNAVVSPRLAAER; the protein is encoded by the coding sequence ATGCTCACCCTGCGCCAGATCGAGGTGATCCGGGCGATCATGATCACCGGCACGATCGCTGGTGCGGCGAAGCTGCTCAACGTCTCCGCACCCGGCATCAGCCGGCTGATGAAGCACACCGAGCGCTCGCTCCGGCTGAAACTGTTCGAGCGCCGGCAAGGCCGCTATGTGCCGACGCCGGAAGCCAAGGACATCTTCGAGCAGATCAACGGCGTCTATCGCAAGGTCGACGACCTGCATTCGATGCTGGCCCGGATCGAGCGCGGCGGCGATGTCGAGTTCAAGCTCGGCTCGGTGCCGAGCATCTGCCATGTCATGGTGCCGCGTACCATCGAGCGCCTCAGGCGCAAGCATCCCGACCTGCGCATCGACATCAACATCCTGAAGATCGAGGAAGCGCTCGACTATCTCCTGCTCGGCAAGGGCGAGATCGTGGCGATGAGCTACAAGCTGGATCATCCCGGCCTCGACTTCATGCCTCTCGCCATGGGCGAACTGCTCTGCATCGTGCCGCAGAACCATCCGCTCGCCGGCTACAGCAGCATCTCGGCCCGCGAGATCGTCCAGCACCAGCTGATCGGCATCGACCCGAACGACCCCTATGGCCGGATCATGAGCGAGATCTTCCAGCGCCAGGGCCTCCATTACGAGATGGCGATCAAGGCGCGGTTCGGCACAACCGTCTGCTCGCTGGTGCGGGCCGGGCTCGGCATCGCCATCATCGACCAGTTCACCGTCGCGCATGGCTCGATGCAGGGCATCGCCACGATCCCGATCGAAGAGCCGACCCGCTTCCAGACCTATGTCGCGATGAAGAACGACAAGGCGCTCTCGCTCTATGCCGAGACTTTCGTGAAGTTGCTGCGCGAGGAGATGAACGCGGTCGTTTCACCGCGGCTAGCCGCCGAAAGATAA